ttttttccttttatatgcTTTACTAATTGTGGTTGGAATCTGCTTTCCCTTTTTCCACTGTACATATTTAAAAGCAAGTTGTATTCTTGCTAGGGTTGCCGATATTAAAAATCTTGAAATTGTAGTTTCATTTGAGGGTAAGGTCGAACGACATGTTTGTCTGTCAATCATAAATATTGTGAAGTAGGGAGTTTTGTTGATCTTGAGACGTTGCTCTAGAtcattttgaagtttgaattaATGCGTGAGAATGGTTTCTTaatcttagggggagcctaaggtATCATCACTTGAAAAATGATCCTCAAACTTAGAGGGAGTCTAAGTTCATCAAATGGGGTTATCTTCATTTGAAAGAGGAAAGATAACAGTTGAAGGGGAGTCTCACACCTACCAGAAGCCCTGATTGTTTACTAATACTCTCTTCTTGATGGGAGCCTACATCCCATtaagagggagtctcacacttAGGGGAAGCCTAAGTAATTATTTATCAAGTTGATGTCACTGTATTTGTTGgttatttatagaaaagtgcAATGTTGTAATTGATTAACTTTATATTAGTAAAAGCATCTTTTCACGAGCACGTTACCCCAAGATGTAGGTGGTATATCGCTGAGCTGGATTAccaaactttatatttttcatttaaagtTTTCCTCTATGTTTTACTGATTTTCCTTGCAATAACTAGAACATTACTAGTAACACATTTACACTGTGTGTTAGATAACCTTAATTTCAGCAGGAATCATGTGGAAACTGTAGCTCACTTGATTTCTAAGGCGGGAGGCCAAGGGTTGGTGCATTGGAACTACTTGGGTCTTGTCCGTCTTGCTGGATCAAAGTTCATTCCTAAATGCGTGGAGGTTAAGACACTTAAAGCGATGACGATTTGTCTTGAGATTGAGAAGATTTCCTAAATTCTTCATTCAAACCACTTGGTTGAATTTGATTGTTTAGGTCAACTTGCTAAATAATACTGTAGATGATATCACATAATTCTTTCACTTTATCAAGGTCAGAGGCAAATACTTAGAGATATATTTTGGGTgttatctctttctctcttgtTCGTCGATGCCAAAATATTCAAGTGCACTCCCTTGCATCAAAAGTTTTAGAGGAGCACAAATCTTCCCTTCTTGCTACTCCTTACTCGAGTGGTTTTCTACACTTGTTTCATATGATGTAATCTTTTAGTTTGTCCATTCCGTTTGACTTGTATTGTTCTAAAAAATGGTAGTAAATTTAATGATAAGTGTTGTTTCAACCTATTAACTCCACCAATACCGTTTGAATTTATATGAATCAACTCAattttatttgaacccaaccaaAGAGTATGAATTAACTtgtatctaaaatttaaaattatttaattattttatgtttaatgttaATATGTTGGAGTTAGTAAGTTATTTGTTTTTGAGTGTAGAGTGGTAAGATAAAGTTTTTTGATAACGGTAAAAAGTAGATTAAGATAGAAAAAATGATGTGACTCGATAAATATGAAAAGTAGAAATAAAAGAAAGGTGGAATTTATCgataaatgtaaaaaataaaaaaaatgaaaaattggaatTATTCGATTGATAATTGTGCATAGCATTTCCTATTGAAGTTGAGTTTTTAATATTGTAATCCCATCCTAATTGTCAATCTCCAATGGACATAAAGAAaagaaccaaataaataaaagtgtGATAGAGAGATCTTTGGATTGATATAGTCACAAGACAAAATACCTTAAATGAGCATTACGATAGCTGTTAACATATGAATGcaaagtaataaataaataaaataataaacaaataaatgggACAATTGTTTAACAATCACGTTAAATACAATTTAAGACATATTTAGGAAGATTCTATGGTTAAAAATCagttttgatattttaaaaatatcttaaaatataactttaaaatcaaatttttaaaaaatcaattttggtaatataaaaattacattaaaattatataattgaatattaaattaattttgataataaagacaaatttcaaaatattttttaacatgacaaaaattattttaattattttaaaatcactaaTAAACATACACTTAATAATTGCTAAAATGAACTAGTTCAACAGTTATTGTTCGATCCCTATTCAAATTGTGCAATTATACAATTTTggtactaaaaaaaagtaaaatttaataGTCAAATTGTGCAAAACTTAACTAATATAAAGTAGATATATCGACCTACAAGTCAAAGGTTCGAGTCCTCCATTTCTATcctttttaataatattaataataataataataatagtaataataataacaacatatttatatcatgcattttttttaagttaatcgAACTCAATTTCAAcatagaaaattttattttgttttatgttgttgttgttgtaaaaattaattttaaattgaatttcataTAAATTTGGACAACCCATCTTGACATTTGCCACCATATCCAAAATAGTACGTGAAAGACAcgtcatgttttttttttttttttcggtttCACACGAgaaaaattaaagtaaaaatttgaataacTTTTCATGGCAATATAATTTATTAGTTTAAACATATGtttaatatgtatattaaaaaatagttgATAATGATGTTTTTTTTACAATTAGTTGATAATAAATCATATATGATAATCTTAATAGTCTCTTGACCACATAAATGTCAGTATTTAAggacttctttttttttttttttttttataattacatGAAGGACAAAAGTATACATTTTAATAttctatttatataatattacaacttTGAAAAATTAATCGTAACAAATTAAacagaaaattttaaaatattgaataaattagttgtttattttattattaatttattagctataagattaaaattttagaaatctattaaagtttagaaatacgttaaacacaaaattcaaaaattaaagaccatcatttttaaactttaagaTTCTATTAcacaaatttgtaatttaatagtaataatataaaaaataaaataggttaTGTACGTACATGTTTATTTTTTAGGACTATAAACAtggaattaaatttttattgagAAAGAATAACAAAATGtgactaatataaatataatttttaacttacttaaaaagtatataatgtttgtttattaatttaaataatttatctttataatatttttatgaaacattcatcaatatatGATTTATCCTTATTTTTATTGACATTGTTGTCTAGATATACATTTTTAACATTAGTTATAaaggatttttgtttttggtttttttttttaaaaaaaaaccctcttacatttctttttaaaagtagaaaaatgagataaaataaagacaaaaaattttaaataagaaaaatactaaaaatatttataaataatagcaaaatatcaccgTTTATTTAAGATAGACTACATAACTATCAGATAAACTTAGATAAGAATCTATTATGTCTACCACAAATAGAAAGTGAGATTTTAccctaaatataaatattttaatttatttttctatattttaaaaaaaagagataaaataaaataaccgcCATTTTCTCCCAGCTGTTGGGGTGATTTGTCATGTTTATCTGGACTATTAAGCCCTTAACCCAAATGAGAAAAAAGACCGGCCAATTGTCATAGATAAGAACGAAGGGTGGGGGGGCTTTATCGTCATATCACTTCTCAGGAACGTTAGGACAAGGTGAGAAGAATTGGTATAGATTTTTGAAGCAAAATTCATTTTCAAGCTAACGTGTCTCTCTGTCTCTGCGTTGTGTTGGCGGTTTCGTGAGGGACATTTCCGCGTTACAATCTCAAATTTAGTTTTCTATTAATTCTTCAATTCaaacttcttcttctgctgTTGCTTTGTTCGATTcgttattttccttttttcactACTTTGAATTTCTCGCCCAATCTCTGTTTTGTCTTCTTCGAAATTCGCCTTTTTTTTCGtcttttttctctcattttcctGCCATTTGGCCAAAAACAACCGAAGGGTCTTCACACTTTTCTCCTTCTCAACTCTTTTTGTTCTCTGTTTCAAGTTTCATGTATGGTGGTTGATTCAGAGTGGTGTGGGAGATGGGTTTTTTCAGCACTTTATTGGGAATTATTGGGTTTGGAATTGGAATTCCTCTTGGATTGGTTGTGGGGTTCTTCTTGTTCATCTATTCAAAGCCTGATGAAGTCAAGGTATAACCCAGATGGATTCTTTGCTTATTACCCACTTCTGATTTGCATACTCATTGTTTAATTCTCCCCTTTTTTTTACTTGCAATTTGGTGGTGCACTCAATGTGTTTGTTAATATGTTTCTTTGGCAACGTTTTTGAGGTTTTCagtttcaagttttttttactCGATTCCAATCGAGAATATTCTGACGTTTTGGGGTTGAGAATGTGAGAATGCTCTGTTTTTGATGTGTCATCAATGAATATTTTATACCCTTTTGTTTCTCCAATGCAGGATCCGATGATAAGGCCAATCTACGAATTAGATTCAGATGCTTTGGAAGAACTCATTCCTGAAATTCCACTGTGGGTTAAGCACCCTGATTTTGATCGGGTTGGAAAATTGTGGtggtgtttgtttgtttgttgtttcTGTCTTTCCTGTTTCTTGATTTCTAACACTGTCTGATAGTTTGCATAAATTACACAGGTAGACTGGTTGAACAAGTTTCTTGCAGCCATGTGGCCTTATCTTGATAAGGTGATTTCACATTTTACAATCACGTCCCCTTTTATGTTTTGCTCGTGTTTGTTAAACTTTGACATCAATTTCTTGAATGTACAGGCTATTTGTTGTCGAATAAGAGGAATGGCTAAACCAATGTTCGCTGTGTATATTGGCAAGTTTCAAATTCAATCTATTGAGTTTGAGAATTTAAGTCTCGGAACTCTTCCTCCCAAGCTTTATGGTTAGCCTAATCCGAATAAGCATCTTTATATCATGTTATATACGAACATTTCTATCTTTGGTGGAGTTtgtagaatatatatattatagataGCGTATGGTTCGATAGCGTTAAATCACTGAGTTTATTCTCTATGAATGGTTTTACTTCTTACACTAAttcattcacataattaatatgatGAGAAATGGATGTCTTCATGGCTGAGATTCTAGCCATCATTTTACAGTATGCTTGGTGGAATGATGTTAACTAAGGTTAGGATATaagaattttgaaagaaaattaattctcaagGAGAGATAGCTGAGACTTGCATGTACTTCTGGCTGCTTAATTAAGGCACTCAAGTTCAACGAGTCGAAATATGTTTTGAATGATGAGTTGAAACTGTCTAATGTTGTAGGTATCAAAGTGCATGAGACCAATGAGAATGAAATAGTCATGGAAACTGCAATCAGATGGGCAGGGAACCCCAATATAGTATTGATGTTGAGACTCTTTTCATTACAAATAAGAATTCAGGTCAGAAGATCCAAcagaaaaaaattgtataagaGGAATATTTATCCTTTTCCCCCTCTCCAAAAGGATTTGACAATCAATCTTCTTCTCAGTTAGTAGACCTGCAAATTTTCGTGGCACCACGGGTAGCCTTGAAGCCTCTAGTGCCTGCTTTTCCTTGTTTTTCCAAGATTGTTGTGTCTTTATTGGAGAAGGTATAATTATAAGGGCATATTATAAAACAGTATCTGTTAATTGATTGAGCTAGATTTAAGCTAAGTTCATACGTATATAATAGTTTTGTTttgctttttgttttttgggTTACATATCTCCAGCCACATGTAGATTTTGGCATGAAAATACAAGGAGGCGATATCATGTCCATACCCGGCCTCTCTCAATTTGTTCAGGTGCTGCACTGGACTACTGGTATATAATCATTTGTGAACTACTTTGCTTGGTCAATGAATGTTTACTTTGCATGGATGCATTTTTGAATCAGCTAACTCTTGCAACTGTAGGAGATTATCAGAAAACAAGTTTCAAATCTCTATCTTTGGCCCCATGTTTTTGAGATACCGATTCTTGATGCATCAGTGTAAGTTTCGATGAGATCGTATAGCCGATATTAGTCTTTGTTTATTGATTTCATTCAGTGTGTTGTATTCCAAAATATCAACAAACGGAGGCATCCTTGTAAGGTCATACAAGTTGGTCCTTATATGATTTACTTACCTAATAACCTCAATTTTTTGTGTAGAGCGGCAACGAAAAAGCCAGTGGGAATACTACACGTGAACGTCGTCAAGGCTTTAAAGCTTTCGAAGATGGACATATTGGGGACGTCAGATCCATATGTTAAACTCAGCATAAGTGGAGAGCGGCTACCGTCTAAGAAAACCACCATTAAGATGAATAACTTAAATCCAATTTGGAACGAGAAGTTTAAGCTTATTGTGAAGGATCCAGAATCTCAAGTTCTTCAGTTGCAAGTCTATGATTGGGACAAGGTTCTTCCCTTCCTCTACAATGCCATTGAGTTCCTGAAAGATGAATTAAATGTCCATAGGATACGCAAGAAACGTGTTAAGTTTCTCTTCTGAGAAATTTTTTTCCATTACAGGTTGGCGGACATGACAGGTTAGGAATGCAGTTAGTCCCCTTGAAAGTACTTACGCCCTATGAGAAGAAGGAACTAACGCTCGACTTACTGAAGAACACAAACATAAACGATCATCAAAACAAGAAACCGAGAGGACAACTTGTGGTCGAGTTGAAGTTTACGCCTTTCAGGGAAGAAAGCAGCAAGTTTAGTAGTCGATTAGATGGATGTCGGAGTATGGTAAGTCAAGACGAAAGAGATTTACATGATGATGTTGTAGGTGGAGCGGGGTTGTTATCGGTTAAAATCCAAGGAGCTACAAGTGTGGAGGGGAAACGGCATAGTAATCCTTATGCAGTAATGCACTTTagaggagaaaagaagaaaacaaaggtAAATCTCTTTTAACTCACAAGACTCCTTACTCTAGCTTTTCATATGCCAGACATAGTAATTGACAGCTAGTTAAAGATGTACTCGTTGTCGTCATCGTCTTCCTCTTATATTGGAACTATACTTTTCCTAGATGGTGAAGAAATGTCGTGACCCGGTTTGGAATGAAGATTTCCAGTTCATGCTTGAAGAGCCTCCATTAGAAGAGAAGATCCATATTGAGGTTAGGAGTAGGAGGAGCAGCATTTTCAGTTTCCTCTCAAAGGTAACATCACATCATATCACAAATTTGTTCCCTTCTTGCTTATGAATCGAATCGAAATTGTTCCAAAATGATCTTTTTCACAGGAATCATTGGGACATGTAGAGATTAATCTCGTCGATGTCGTGCACAATGGACGCATCAACACGAAGTATCATCTAATCAATTCGAGATATGGAATGATACATGTCGAGATACAGTGGACAGTGGCTTGATGGAAACAAAATGAATATTCATTCAATAGCTCCCCTGAGTTCCTCACTTGACTTGTTTTATATGTCTCTCCCAGTGGGGTTATGTGTGGACAAAACCAGAAAATGATGTCTGTTTCAATTCAAGCCACTATTCTCATTGTTCACATATAGAGGCTGTATTTAAAGCCATCACTGTCACAAATATGAAAATCCATGTAAGTTGGTTATTCTTGTTGATCATTATTGTCAAAGGTTCAAACCATCCTTTCAACTAATTTACTTTTGAAACATTCCAAATCTTGAAACCTTAACACGtgactttttccttcttttaacTGTAAGAAGTTaatgataaaaatttgaaaaaatgagaACTAACATCAACTTCGAAGTCAGAGGTTCGATCTTTCAAATTACACATTGTCAAAAAAAgagaacaaaattaatttatagtctagtttctatttggtgatttcaaaattttacatatttattcttttaagttttgagtttgatttcaatttagtttctatgtttcaaaatgttataattttactcttgagatttgaattttgtttcaatttggtctataggtttcaaaatttacactttCAACttcgatttttcattaaatactcaattTTCGTCTATGTTAacgtttattaattaatttaaaagaattaaaattaattatgtttcactttttttcatcactatcaaaattaaatttaaaattttacttcataattattttaaattaattaacaaacaTCAACCCTAGTGATTAAAAGTGagtattaaatgaaaaatcatgGTTAAAAGTGTGAATCTAAATATCTAGGACCAAACTGagacaaaactcaaatcttgaTGGTAAAAGTATAATATtctcttaatatatatatatatataacattttgaaatctagggattgaattgaaactaaactcaaaacttaatactaaatgtgtaatattttgaaatctaacgACTAAATGGAGactaaactcaaaacttgaggataaaaaaaaaaaaaaaaaaaaaaaatcttatctaaaaataaataagaagaaatttggggAAAGAAGAGATTAATCACATTGGAAGTATGGGCCAACCCAACCCAATGAAAAAGCCCACTGGCCTCTACACTGAAATAGAATTCACTTGGTAGTGTATGGGCCAGCCCAAACATAATATTCCAATAAAAGATAGCCCAATTGCCTCCATTCTTAAATCACAAATTTGGTTATAGTTAGAATTTAGGGTTCTTTGGACAAATGACCAAAACATAATAGactttttaaaaatgaccaacagactttttctttgaataaatgGCCAAatcattgttttaaaaatttcaataggatttatcaaatataaaaaatacacTTGACAAAATATCTAactaaaatactaaaaaatttaaaattcaaataaaaataaattaatcccTCAAATCAAGGAAGACTAGTGATTTGTTTTAGTGaacaatatttgaaaacaaatccTAGAAACGACTTCTAAAATCAagcaaaaaaaaatagttagtaacaatagattaaaaaaagtaTCACCTAACATAAATTTGTAgataaaaattccaaaaattgtgaaaagtatatatatctaattttggatgaagtatatatatatatatatcaaataagaTCTAATTTGGGATTTTCCATTATTAACCatataaatacattttctctaCAAACATATTTTGTGTTTTCTATTATATCCATAGCATCACCATGTATATCTCcaatttgcaaaaaaaaaaaaaaaactgaaattttGCTACACAAATACCTTGTACTAAAACTAACTAAAACTTTTATTAGACttttaacaaagaaaaatacctaagacaatttaaaattttatacctaagacaatttaaaatttttattagacTTTTAACCACAAAAAATACCTAAGACCTAAGACAATTGAAAATCTTGAAGGGTTAAACATTGTAACAACTAAAAAAATACCTTCTAATAGCTAAAAAATAGCTAACCAAATGATCTAAATATGTACCTTACTAGATTGTATTATGCAAATACCTtgtattaaaaacaataaaatccaACTTGAACTAGTACAAGGCATAGTTGAGGTCATTGAAGCACTAAACCTAATGACAACAAACTTGAAGAATTTGATGGTCTCGAATGTGAAAATACATGGATCCGATCATGATGGAGAAAGTGAAGGAAAtacatttgaattattcaagGTAGATTTATTAAATACACTGTATTTGTGGTAATGCTTATCCATTATGTTTGTTCCTGAACTTGTGTGTGGTTTGAATCAAATAGGAGATCCCAACTTCACTGGGGAGTTGGATAAATTGGAGAGAGATCAGGAAGAAggtcaaaaagaaaaagaaattgatgaTGGGGACACAAATGACAAACAATTACAATTTGGAAAGATGATAAGGATGATGATTAACCCCATATGTAACTTCATAGCAATAACTTTCATAAAGTTATATCGTTTGTTGTCATAACTACAATTACAATGTTGTTGAGATGAGCGACAGTGTCTTTGTTGCTGCATATATACCACGAAATAAGGGAATAatcttgtttaaaaaaaacaaataccgAATATTTAATACACATTTAAATCATAACTAAccattctcaactaaatccccCAAAATCCCATACAACAACTTAAATTCCACTATTGTGTTCCTAAAAATGTAGGAGACATGAAGGGGAGAGAAAGGATGGGCCTTATACCTCATAATTTTGGCCAAAGAAATGGTCAAAATTTGGTCATTCTATATCATTATTCTAGAATTTAATTCCTAAGAACTATTTACGAGAGTTTTATCAAACAATAGAAACTAGTTATGAAggattaaatttcaatttttataattctaAGGACAAAAATAGAGggatcaaatttataattaaatcttaaatatattaatcTTACAAATGTGAACAATGTTTCAAAAGTAATTTGGTTGTATACATTTCTATAGAGATAGAGATTAGGACTTGAGGTGAAACATTTGGGGCCCACATCATTGATGAATAGCTATGTGTTTGACTTTAAGGAAAGCAATGGCTTATAGCTGGTTTCT
This genomic window from Benincasa hispida cultivar B227 chromosome 4, ASM972705v1, whole genome shotgun sequence contains:
- the LOC120075069 gene encoding synaptotagmin-3-like isoform X3, translating into MGREPQYSIDVETLFITNKNSVSRPANFRGTTGSLEASSACFSLFFQDCCVFIGEDLQPHVDFGMKIQGGDIMSIPGLSQFVQEIIRKQVSNLYLWPHVFEIPILDASVAATKKPVGILHVNVVKALKLSKMDILGTSDPYVKLSISGERLPSKKTTIKMNNLNPIWNEKFKLIVKDPESQVLQLQVYDWDKVGGHDRLGMQLVPLKVLTPYEKKELTLDLLKNTNINDHQNKKPRGQLVVELKFTPFREESSKFSSRLDGCRSMVSQDERDLHDDVVGGAGLLSVKIQGATSVEGKRHSNPYAVMHFRGEKKKTKMVKKCRDPVWNEDFQFMLEEPPLEEKIHIEVRSRRSSIFSFLSKESLGHVEINLVDVVHNGRINTKYHLINSRYGMIHVEIQWTVA
- the LOC120075069 gene encoding synaptotagmin-3-like isoform X1, with translation MGFFSTLLGIIGFGIGIPLGLVVGFFLFIYSKPDEVKDPMIRPIYELDSDALEELIPEIPLWVKHPDFDRVDWLNKFLAAMWPYLDKAICCRIRGMAKPMFAVYIGKFQIQSIEFENLSLGTLPPKLYGIKVHETNENEIVMETAIRWAGNPNIVLMLRLFSLQIRIQLVDLQIFVAPRVALKPLVPAFPCFSKIVVSLLEKPHVDFGMKIQGGDIMSIPGLSQFVQEIIRKQVSNLYLWPHVFEIPILDASVAATKKPVGILHVNVVKALKLSKMDILGTSDPYVKLSISGERLPSKKTTIKMNNLNPIWNEKFKLIVKDPESQVLQLQVYDWDKVGGHDRLGMQLVPLKVLTPYEKKELTLDLLKNTNINDHQNKKPRGQLVVELKFTPFREESSKFSSRLDGCRSMVSQDERDLHDDVVGGAGLLSVKIQGATSVEGKRHSNPYAVMHFRGEKKKTKMVKKCRDPVWNEDFQFMLEEPPLEEKIHIEVRSRRSSIFSFLSKESLGHVEINLVDVVHNGRINTKYHLINSRYGMIHVEIQWTVA
- the LOC120075069 gene encoding synaptotagmin-3-like isoform X2, with translation MWPYLDKAICCRIRGMAKPMFAVYIGKFQIQSIEFENLSLGTLPPKLYGIKVHETNENEIVMETAIRWAGNPNIVLMLRLFSLQIRIQLVDLQIFVAPRVALKPLVPAFPCFSKIVVSLLEKPHVDFGMKIQGGDIMSIPGLSQFVQEIIRKQVSNLYLWPHVFEIPILDASVAATKKPVGILHVNVVKALKLSKMDILGTSDPYVKLSISGERLPSKKTTIKMNNLNPIWNEKFKLIVKDPESQVLQLQVYDWDKVGGHDRLGMQLVPLKVLTPYEKKELTLDLLKNTNINDHQNKKPRGQLVVELKFTPFREESSKFSSRLDGCRSMVSQDERDLHDDVVGGAGLLSVKIQGATSVEGKRHSNPYAVMHFRGEKKKTKMVKKCRDPVWNEDFQFMLEEPPLEEKIHIEVRSRRSSIFSFLSKESLGHVEINLVDVVHNGRINTKYHLINSRYGMIHVEIQWTVA